DNA sequence from the Desulfovibrio sp. genome:
TTGTCAATGGTCTACCGTTCAAAATTTTATACATACTTATAACATGCTTGTAATATTAAATTATTAAAATTTCACTAGCTGCAAAAAACCTAATCTACGCGAACTCCACCAGCAATCACATACCACAGACCGTCATGCCCAAGCAGAACATCCTCGCTGGCAATGCGGCCCACTTCCCTGCCCAGGGGTTCGCCCTTTTCCGTGTATGGGCCACAAGGCAGTGACACGGCCTGCCCCCTGTGCACCACGGGTTTGGGCGGCAATGCCGATGGGGGGGGGGCGGCTTTGGGCTAACTTCCCAACTGGGGATTGTATTTTGCTCTAACCCGAAAAAGGGCAGGGTAAGGCCCAGAATTTGATTCAAAAAAGCCAAGTTCTCGGGTTAGAGTGTCCGTCGACATGGCGCATTGAGCACCGTGGAATCACTTAAGCTCTGCCAACGGTACATGCCAGCGGCATGGCTTACATTACCCCGAGCCTTATTTATTTTTAGGACTAGTTTTGCTTATAAAAAAAGTTTATTTTCCTAGCCTATCAGCCCAGTCTTGAAAGCTGTGGGTCTGCGAAGTAGGCACTCATTAAGAACCTGAAGAGTGACAAAGAATTTCTGCTAGTCTGGTTCATAGCTGCAATACTAATCATCATTTTTAATTACATATTATAATCATTGTTTTCTGGAGGGTCGTAATGCTCCATCAAGAGGTATCCTTAATAAATGCTAAGATCCTTAGCAATCCATGGCCAAAATTTGTTCAATCAGTCGAGATTCAAGGTCTTCGTGGTTGGTCTGGGCAACAAGTAAGATTTCCATTTCCTGTCTGTGCAATCGCAGGAGAAAATGGAAGTGGAAAATCAACGGTTTTAAAGGCCGTGGCTTCAATTTATGACCATCCATCAGGGGACAAAACAAGGCGTTTTTTCCCTAGCGATTTTTTCCCGCAGACGGCTTGGGACAATGTTTCCGACGTCTCTCTTGTTTTTCAAATCGCTGAGGGAACCACAACAAAAACATATAAGATCGCAAAGCCATCCAAGAGGTGGCGCTTTCAGACACCAAGATTAAAAAGACATGTTGTTTGGCAAGACATTTCACGAACACTCCCCATCTCTGCGGAAGTGGGCTATGCAAAGATTGCCAATTCTGTTGCTCGTGAAATTGCATCAGACTCTCTAACTGAACCATTACGGACTTATTATTCAAACATTATGGGTAAAAGATATACCCATGCGAGTTGGGCACAATCCAATGTTGATGAAGAAAAAAAGATTGGCGTTGTTGAAATAAACGGCTCAAGATATTCACAATTCCACCAAGGTGCAGGTGAGGACACAACATTAGATCTGCTGACTCTGTTACAGGACATTCCAAATACATCTTTGGTGATTATTGATGAAATTGAAGCTTCGCTTCATCCTCGATCTCAGAGACGTTTAATGCACTTTTTGTTATGGATCGCCAGGACAAAACAAATACAAGTAATTTTAAGCACACACAGTCAGTATATTTTGTCAGAATTGCCAGACGCAGGGAGAATTTTTATTGAGAGGGGGCAAGATGGCCCAGTGATAAGCTATGGGATCACTCCAGAATATGCACTCAACAGAATGGACGATTACATTAATCCTAAAAAATTTATATTCACTGAAGATCGTGAGGCGATAGTTGCTGCAAAAGCAATTCTTTTAAAGAAAAATATCAACGTTGAGGAACTAAAATTTATTCCAGTTGGGGCATCAAACGATGTTTCATCAGCAGCGCATGCGGCATCGTGTAAGGATTTTCCAATAAATGCCGTTGGATTGCTTGATGCTGACATGCAACCAAAACACAATTGTTGCCTATTGCCTGGAACCCAGGCACCCGAAATAGAAATTTTTTCTTCACTGCTCCCCCATATTGATATTATTGCAGACAAGCTTGATAAACCAGTGCAAACCATATCTGAGGCGTTAACGCTTACGATGACTGTTGGAGACCACCATCTGTGGCCCAATTATTTTGCGGAACGCATTGGAGAATCAGCTAATTATGTGTGGGAAACTTTTTGTCGAATTTGGGCAACACACGTTCTCACAGAAATACAACG
Encoded proteins:
- a CDS encoding AAA family ATPase — translated: MLHQEVSLINAKILSNPWPKFVQSVEIQGLRGWSGQQVRFPFPVCAIAGENGSGKSTVLKAVASIYDHPSGDKTRRFFPSDFFPQTAWDNVSDVSLVFQIAEGTTTKTYKIAKPSKRWRFQTPRLKRHVVWQDISRTLPISAEVGYAKIANSVAREIASDSLTEPLRTYYSNIMGKRYTHASWAQSNVDEEKKIGVVEINGSRYSQFHQGAGEDTTLDLLTLLQDIPNTSLVIIDEIEASLHPRSQRRLMHFLLWIARTKQIQVILSTHSQYILSELPDAGRIFIERGQDGPVISYGITPEYALNRMDDYINPKKFIFTEDREAIVAAKAILLKKNINVEELKFIPVGASNDVSSAAHAASCKDFPINAVGLLDADMQPKHNCCLLPGTQAPEIEIFSSLLPHIDIIADKLDKPVQTISEALTLTMTVGDHHLWPNYFAERIGESANYVWETFCRIWATHVLTEIQRDEFAERLLREIQP